Genomic DNA from Setaria italica strain Yugu1 chromosome V, Setaria_italica_v2.0, whole genome shotgun sequence:
gtccttctccttccccgtCTCCGAGGACTGGCCGCGCCCGTGACTGCTGCCTGTGCGCGCACCCGCGCACGCTTTTATCCGCGACGCTGCTGGCAGCTGTCACCGCACGTACGTGTGCGCCTGCGGAGGCGGTTCCGCCTCGGTGCGCGGCGCCACGCGCGTCGGCGTGCTCTCGCGCGCGCCGTGGTTGGTGGTGGCGTCCCGGCCGGTGGCCGCTGCCGCGTCgtgccctgccgctgccggccaGCCGCGCAGCAGAACGCGCGTACACCTCGTGGTGGCTCGCGTCTCGTTCGTGTGCGTGACAGGCCTGATCCGCCACTATCTACCTACTGTCATCGTACTCTGTCATCCTCACCGTCTTCGCAGATATTATCTACCATCTGCTGGTCCCTACGCCGGCCTCAGGGAGTCATGGACCATTTCCATGCGCCAAGACTTGATCGTCCctaactttcaaaaaaaaaaaagacttgaTCGTGTCCAAATGGGGCCATCGAGACAGTTTAGATGTCCGAACGTCCTTTGAGGTTGGCGAACAGCTGGTGCGATGCAACGNNNNNNNNNNNNNNNNNNNNNNNNNNNNNNNNNNNNNNNNNNNNNNNNNNNNNNNNNNNNNNNNNNNNNNNNNNNNNNNNNNNNNNNNNNNNNNNNNNNNttttaaaaaaaaaaaagattttattGGTTCAAAGGGGCCCTTGGACACATTTAAAATTCCGAACCTCCTTTGGGGGGGGAAACAAGGGGTTGGGaagcaatttttttattttcccccCCGgcaaaattttttttaaaaaaacggGTTGGGGTTTTGGGGGAAAATTTTTTAAGCCCAAAAACCCTggggcctttttttttttcccgaaaaagccccccccccccccccccccccaaaaaaaaaaaaaaaaaaaaaaccagatAGCCCAACCAACCTGCACACGACTTGCACGAATCAGGTtgccagcaaaaaaaaaaaatacaggaaACAGGCGGGCACGCAAAGATCAACGCACAAGCCGTTTCTCCTCCATCGCGTTGCGTCTTTGCATCTTCCACCTCGATCCGGCCAGTAGGCTCGCGATCGTGCTCTTGATCAAAGCATGTCTCGGAAGCGCCATGATGATCTTGGGAGAGCGGAGAGCAGCGGCACCGGCACCAGGCGCGGTGGCAACAGCGGCAGGGCGGTGTGGGACACGGGGAGCTCCCTGTACGACTCCTACGAGCTGGCCGCCGTGCGCCGGCTCCTCGACAGGCGCcttctcgccggcgccggcgtcctcccTCTCCGCGACGAGCCGCCCGCCGCGGCAGAGACGAGGGGCAAGAACAAGCAGGTCATCGTTGCGGCCAGGGCCCGCAGGAAGGTGACGCTGCGGGCGCTCTTCAGGGCGGTGGCCACCTGGGCGGCCCGGCCGAGGCAGGCGCCGctcgcctgcgcctgcgccggcaTGGTTCATGGTCGCGGTCAGGGTGGTGCTGCGGTCGAGCCGGATGTGCCGTCGCACGGCGAAATTTGATCGTCACAGttg
This window encodes:
- the LOC101779224 gene encoding uncharacterized protein LOC101779224 encodes the protein MSRKRHDDLGRAESSGTGTRRGGNSGRAVWDTGSSLYDSYELAAVRRLLDRRLLAGAGVLPLRDEPPAAAETRGKNKQVIVAARARRKVTLRALFRAVATWAARPRQAPLACACAGMVHGRGQGGAAVEPDVPSHGEI